Part of the Candidatus Margulisiibacteriota bacterium genome is shown below.
AAGAAAGGAAACTAAAATGAAAAAGAGTAAAGTTTTTATGATTCTATTGTTTGTATTCTTAAGTGCGCAGTGTATGGCTTATTCCCCCGCAATCATAGGGGGAGTAAGAGGCGATGGTACAACTTTAGGGCTAGTTTTTGACAGTGGCGTACCTTCAAATGATTTAACCATTAGGTTTGGTATAGAAGGTAATGCTACAGATACTCCAGGGATAGTATTTGTAGGAGGCAAATGGTTTCTACGTGATGTAGACAACACTAGATTCCCCATGTTTTTGAATATTGGACTGGTCGGATTTATGGGAAAGACAACGACGGTAGGACCATATGTATCCATAATTATGGAGCGAATGATCAATCTTCCAGGTCTATTCCTTGAATTTGGTATTGACCTAGCAAGCTCAGTAAAACTACAAGCTCAGGTTGGGTATTTTTTCTAAAACATAATTAAAGGAGGACTGAAGATGAAAACAAACAACATTTTAACTATTATCTTATTTGCAGGAATCATAAGTATTACTCAAGCAGAAGTTAACATTAATCTTGGTCCTCCTCCGATTACAGTCACAACACCTTCAGAACTAATTGTTATACCTAAGACTGGTATAAGCTTTTTGCCAAGTAGTAATTGTTCCTCTGCTATCTTCTTCTATAATGATTTCTGGTGGACTCCACAAAAAAATGGTTGGCACAAAGCAAGACTACTTGAAGGTCCTTGGGAGATTCTTTTAAGTAAAAACATCCCCAGTGATTTTATCTTAATGCCAAAAAATTACCGCGAAGTTTATGAAGAAAAAATTTCTATTGATTACTATCAATGGAGAGAAAAATATCTAGATAAAGAACACCACCACGACTAATAAACATTCTTCGCATATAAATCACGGTAATTCCAATAATTACGCATGACAACTTTTACATAATTTCTGGTCTCTGTATAAGGAATCTGCTCTATAAAGTCTTCTGTCTGTAGCTGTCTATTTTCTGATACCCAAACTGCCGTTCTATTTGGGCCTGCATTATAACAAGACAAAACATACTCTTTGTTATTAGGATGCCTTTTGGTCATTTCTGCAAAATAATTAACTCCAAACATTATATTTGTTGAAGGGTCATCAAGGTCATACTTATCCAGATTAAAGCCACGCGCTACTGCCTTAGCTGTTGGCAACATCAGTTGCATTAATCCACGCGCATTACTCTTCGAAATAGCTTTAGCATTAAACCTGCTTTCTTGTCGCATTAACGCTAAAACCATATATGGATCCAATCCATATTTCTGCGATTCCTTATTCACATCTTCCCAAAAATAAAGTGGATTTGCCTTTTCCCAAAAAACCGTTGGCATAGTATATAGCTTACCTTTGTTTTGATGATTTCTCCAAACAACATCGCTTATTCCCAATGCATTATACTGGTCATTATTTTTCTCATATAATTCTATCAAATAAAGAGCCAAAGCAAGATTACTAGTATTGGCAAAAAACTTAGGTCTTAAGAACAAAGCAGCGGTTTCATAGTCACCTAGCTCTATAAAAAAAGCAGCTCTTTGACTCAGCATTTTTATATCAATATCTTTGTTTAAAACATCTGGTTCTCTTCTGAAACTCTTACCTAAGCATCTAGCTGCAAGATGGCCATAATAAGTCCAAGGATACTCTTTAAATAGTCTTTCATACAGTTCCTTCCTTCTGATAGGGGTAGTTTCTGATAAAAGAGTTAAAATAAACAAAGAAACTGGTCCCACTGTTTGGTCTACTTTCTCTTTCTCTACAACTTCATCAAAATATTTCTCTGCTGATAAATAATTACCAGAAATGTACAACATTCTTCCTAACTGAAACCGTATCTCATCTGACGTTTGCCTCTCTGGAAACATCTTCAAATAAGTAACATAGCACTCTTCTGCTTCGGCATATCGATCATTAATGCGGTACAAACTAGCTAATTCTAG
Proteins encoded:
- a CDS encoding transglycosylase SLT domain-containing protein; the encoded protein is MKNILTNLLFFVILLATFTFADTLSDYSRARKLFNTEQKMESYILLRNISQTTSEVQDFALYYYAKLSSREDSIPIYEQLLKMYPDFIFAQSLRNEILDYSFTKEAWGKLSSAEVWNLAKIYNSRARWADSKKAFSYWFKNYPSADKVIEAKYLSGINATKLGEYAAAYSFFADVINSSDKRFSNLARIQKAKLIYVQKGIDAGIEAYLHLRENYSSNLYLMETVLLELASLYRINDRYAEAEECYVTYLKMFPERQTSDEIRFQLGRMLYISGNYLSAEKYFDEVVEKEKVDQTVGPVSLFILTLLSETTPIRRKELYERLFKEYPWTYYGHLAARCLGKSFRREPDVLNKDIDIKMLSQRAAFFIELGDYETAALFLRPKFFANTSNLALALYLIELYEKNNDQYNALGISDVVWRNHQNKGKLYTMPTVFWEKANPLYFWEDVNKESQKYGLDPYMVLALMRQESRFNAKAISKSNARGLMQLMLPTAKAVARGFNLDKYDLDDPSTNIMFGVNYFAEMTKRHPNNKEYVLSCYNAGPNRTAVWVSENRQLQTEDFIEQIPYTETRNYVKVVMRNYWNYRDLYAKNVY